Below is a window of Mycobacterium dioxanotrophicus DNA.
CGGCGCTTCGGGCGCAACCACGGTCCTCGTCGACGGCCAGGCCCAGAAGGTGTCCGGACCGGTGACGTGCACCGCCGCGGAATCCGACATCAACGTCACGATCGGCGATGCCGCAACCGGTGTGGGCGCGGTGATCAGCAATGATTCGCCACCGGCCGTTCACTCCGTAGGACTCGGCAACGTCAACGGTGTGACGCTGGGTTACGCCGACGCCGCGGCGGGCCATGGCAACGCGTCGGCCACCAAGACCGGCAATTCCTACAAGATCACCGGTACCGCCGTCGGCTTGGACGCGTCGAACCAACAACAGGTGACGAAGCCCTTCGAGCTGGACTTCACCTGTCCGTAAGTTCGACCGAGAAGGTCAGCCCGGCGCCTGGGTGCAGTACGTGCTGCGCGCGGCCCGGACGGCAACGGCAGCCTGATCCGGGGTCGCGCCGTACTGACCGACCATGGCGTCGATCGCATCCTGGGTGTGCTGGCCGGTGTAGAGCAACCTGCAGATCTGTCGGCCGGCCGTCAACAGCTGATCGTCGTCGCCGGGGAAGACGCCGCGGGTGGCGTTCAGGTAGCGGTAGTCGACGTCCGTCAACGGGATGGGCCACGCTCCCGCCGTCGCACCCGTGGCACTCAGCAACGCTCCGGCCGCCAGTACGGCAGCGCCAATTCGGACAATCCCCCTCGTCATGGCGATCAGGTTAGGGTTCCGGAGCTCAACGCCGCAATCATTCGGCCGAATTTCCCGCAAACATCGGCCAGATCTCGTCGGGCGTGCCTCGCCTTGACCGTAACAGTTGTTTCATATATTGGTTATGCAATGGGCGGGAACATCATTCAGTGAAGGCGTGGCGCTGGGTTGCGATCGTTGCCGGCCTGATCGGTTTTGTGCTCAGTGCACTCACTCCCATCCTGCCTGTAGTCCAGACGACGGCGACGCTGAACTGGCCTCAGGAAGGCCGCCTCGGCAACGTGACAGCGCCGCTGATCACGCTGACGCCGGTTTCTCTGACGGCCACTGTCCCCTGCACGCTGGTACAGCAGATGCCGGCCGACGGCGGCTTGTTATTCGGCACCATCCCCGCTGACGGCAAAGACGCCGGCCTCAACGGACTCTTCGTCACCGTCAGCAAGGACCGCGTCGACGTGCTGGTGCGCAACGTCGTCGTCGCCACCGTCGCGCGCAGCGAGGCGATGCGATGCAGTCGCATCGACATCACGTCGTCTCTCGACGGCACCTTCGCCACCTTCGTCGGGCTCCCCGGCCCCGACGGCGTCGATCGCCGCACCGGCTACGCCGACCCCAACCTGCGCCCACAGATCGTCGGCGTGTTCACAGATCTCAGCGGCCCTGCGCCGAGCGGACTTTCGGTCTCGGCGACCATCGACACCCGCTACACCACCTCACCCACGCCGCTGAAGCTCGCGGCGATGCTGATCGGGATGGTGGCCACCGTCATCGCGCTCGTGGCGCTGTGGCAGCTCGACCGGCTCGACGGTCGCCGGATGCAGCGGTGGATCCCCACCCGGTGGCGCACGTTCACCTGGGTCGACGCGACCGTCATCGTGGTGTCGCTCTACTGGTACATCGCCGGTGCGGGCGCCTCCGACGACGGCTATCAGATGCAGATGGCTCGCGTGGCCGGGCATGCCGGGTACATGTCGAACTACTTCCGCTGGTTCGGCAGCCCCGAAGATCCGTTCGGCTGGTACTACAACCTGCTCTCCGTCATGACCCACGTCAGCGATATCAGTCTGTGGATCCGGTTGCCAGATCTGGTCTGCGCGTTGGTGTGCTGGCTGCTGCTGTCCCGGGAGGTGCTGCCCCGGCTGGGGCCCGCGGTGGCGGCAAGCCGACCCGCGCTGTGGGCCGCGGCGTTCGTGTTGATCGCCGCGTGGATGCCGTTCAACAACGGTCTTCGGCCCGAGGGCCAGATCGCGGCCGGCGCACTGATCACCTACGTGCTCATCGAACGGGCCATCATCTCCAGCCGGGTCACCCCCGCTGCGTTGGCGGTCGTGACCGCCGCGTTCACCCTCGGCATCCAGCCGACTGGGCTGATCGCGGTGGCAGCTCTGGTGGCCGGCGGGCGTCCACTGTTGCGGGTCTTCGTCGCCCGGCACCGCGTGATCGGCGCCTGGCCACTGCTCGCGCCGCTGCTGGCCGCCGGTTTCGTGGTGCTCACCGTCGTGTTCGCCGACCAGACGTTCGCCGCGGTGCTGGAGGCCACCCGGGTGCGCACCGCGATCGGCCCCAGCCAGCCCTGGTACACCGAGAATCTGCGGTACTTCTACCTGGTGCTGCCCACCACCGACGGTGCGCTGTCACGACGGTTCGGCATCCTGATCACGATGGCGTGCCTGTTCCCGTCCATGGTGTTGTTCTTGCGCCGCAAGAAGATTCCCGGTGTGGCGACCGGCCCGGCCTGGCGGCTGATGGGCATCATCTTCGCGACCATTTTCTTCCTCACCTTTACCCCGACCAAGTGGATCCACCACTTCGGGTTGTTCGCCGCGGTGGGCGCCGCGATGGCAGCGCTGGCCACGGTGCTGATGGGTCCGACGATCGTGCGCTCGGCACGCAACCGGATGGCCTTCCTGTCAGCCGTATTATTCGTTGTCGCACTGTGTTTCGCGTCCACCAACGGCTGGTGGTATGTGTCGAGCTACGGCGTTCCGTTCAACGACAGCACACCGCACCTGGGACCGGTCACCGCGAGCAGCGTGTTCTTCGGACTCTTCCTCCTGACGGCGTGCTACGCGGCGCTGCTGCACATCATGCCGACGACGCGGCCCGAACGGCGCTTCGTCCGCATGCTCACCACCGCGCCGGTGCCGGTCGCGGCCGGGTTCATGGTGATCGTGTTCGTCGCGTCCCTGACCATCGGCATGGTCCGCGAATACCCGACATACTCCAACGGCTGGGCCAACATTCGTGAACTCAGCGGGGGCTGCGGTCTGGCCGACGATGTGCTCGTCGAACCCGATCCCAACGTGGGATTCCTGACGCCCGAAGCCGGCGCGTACGGCCCACTGGGCCCGCTGGGCGGTGACGCCCCCGTCGGGTTCAGCCCCGACGGGTTACCCGAACACATTGTCGCCGAGTCGGTCTGGCAGACCAATGCCCAACCCGGCACCGACTACGACTGGACGGCGGCCCCCACGCTGCCCTACGGTCTGGACCCCGCGCGAGTTCCGGTGCTGGGCAGCTTCACCGCCGGACCCCAACAGCCCAGCACGCTGGCCTCGGCGTGGTACCGGCTGCCGGCCGCCGACGACGCGCACCCACTCGTGGTGGTGACCGCCGCGGGAACCATCACCGGCAACAGCGTGCTCTACGGCCACATCGAAGCACAGACCGTGGCACTGGAATACGGGCGCGTCGGGCCCGACGGTACGCCGCAGCCTACCGGCCGGCTCACGCCGTACGACATTGGGCCCCAACCGTCTTGGCGATCATTGCGGTTCCCGCGTGCACAGATTCCCGCCGACGCAGACTATGTGCGCGTGATCGCCGACGACCGCTCGCTGAACCCCGGCGACTGGGTTGCCGTCACCCCGCCGCGGGTTCCCGAATTGCGGTCGATGCAGGAGTATCTCGGCACCACCCAGCCGATCCTGCTCGACTGGATGGTGGGGCTGGTGTTCCCCTGCCAGCATCCGATGCTGCACGCCAACGGCGTCACCGAGGTACCCAGATACCGCATCTCACCGGACTATCCGGCCAAGCTGCAGAACCCCGACACCTGGCAGGAGGGCCGCAACGGCGGCTTGCTCGGCATCTCCGATGTGCTGTTGCGCGCCCACGTCATGCCCACCTACCTGTCCCGCGACTGGGGCCGCGACTGGGGATCGCTGCGGAAATTCGACACCGTCGTCGACGCCCCGGAAGCCCGCATCGACCTCGGCACGGCAACCCGGTCCGGGCTGTGGTCGCCCGGGCCGATCCGCATCGAACCCTAGCTCCCGCGCTTCCGCCCGCGAGTGGCCAGTTGTTACACGGTTTTTTGTGATTTGCGTGCATAACTGGCCACTCGCCGGCGAAAGGTTAAGAACCGAAGCGGAAGATCGCCGCACTGGCGGCAATGACCAACGCCGCCAGCGCAATCACCGGCGCCACCGTGAACAGCGTCAGCGAGGCGCCGACCACC
It encodes the following:
- a CDS encoding arabinosyltransferase domain-containing protein → MKAWRWVAIVAGLIGFVLSALTPILPVVQTTATLNWPQEGRLGNVTAPLITLTPVSLTATVPCTLVQQMPADGGLLFGTIPADGKDAGLNGLFVTVSKDRVDVLVRNVVVATVARSEAMRCSRIDITSSLDGTFATFVGLPGPDGVDRRTGYADPNLRPQIVGVFTDLSGPAPSGLSVSATIDTRYTTSPTPLKLAAMLIGMVATVIALVALWQLDRLDGRRMQRWIPTRWRTFTWVDATVIVVSLYWYIAGAGASDDGYQMQMARVAGHAGYMSNYFRWFGSPEDPFGWYYNLLSVMTHVSDISLWIRLPDLVCALVCWLLLSREVLPRLGPAVAASRPALWAAAFVLIAAWMPFNNGLRPEGQIAAGALITYVLIERAIISSRVTPAALAVVTAAFTLGIQPTGLIAVAALVAGGRPLLRVFVARHRVIGAWPLLAPLLAAGFVVLTVVFADQTFAAVLEATRVRTAIGPSQPWYTENLRYFYLVLPTTDGALSRRFGILITMACLFPSMVLFLRRKKIPGVATGPAWRLMGIIFATIFFLTFTPTKWIHHFGLFAAVGAAMAALATVLMGPTIVRSARNRMAFLSAVLFVVALCFASTNGWWYVSSYGVPFNDSTPHLGPVTASSVFFGLFLLTACYAALLHIMPTTRPERRFVRMLTTAPVPVAAGFMVIVFVASLTIGMVREYPTYSNGWANIRELSGGCGLADDVLVEPDPNVGFLTPEAGAYGPLGPLGGDAPVGFSPDGLPEHIVAESVWQTNAQPGTDYDWTAAPTLPYGLDPARVPVLGSFTAGPQQPSTLASAWYRLPAADDAHPLVVVTAAGTITGNSVLYGHIEAQTVALEYGRVGPDGTPQPTGRLTPYDIGPQPSWRSLRFPRAQIPADADYVRVIADDRSLNPGDWVAVTPPRVPELRSMQEYLGTTQPILLDWMVGLVFPCQHPMLHANGVTEVPRYRISPDYPAKLQNPDTWQEGRNGGLLGISDVLLRAHVMPTYLSRDWGRDWGSLRKFDTVVDAPEARIDLGTATRSGLWSPGPIRIEP
- a CDS encoding lipoprotein LpqH → MTRVVMIGVASAAVAACAVTGCSNGSSTGTSATTANNASPSEPTSAGASGATTVLVDGQAQKVSGPVTCTAAESDINVTIGDAATGVGAVISNDSPPAVHSVGLGNVNGVTLGYADAAAGHGNASATKTGNSYKITGTAVGLDASNQQQVTKPFELDFTCP
- a CDS encoding DUF732 domain-containing protein, with product MTRGIVRIGAAVLAAGALLSATGATAGAWPIPLTDVDYRYLNATRGVFPGDDDQLLTAGRQICRLLYTGQHTQDAIDAMVGQYGATPDQAAVAVRAARSTYCTQAPG